The genomic DNA TATCACCTTTGGTATCCAATATTGTCTGCGAAGATAggacaaagtttctttaactccacCATGCAGACATTTTTTATGAGCAAAATCAATTAAGAGATTAGTTAAATGACTCTTGGAAGGTATTAAGATAGGAAATTTGGTACTCTGGTCTAAATTAGAATGGTGTAGTCTACCACGACTATGAATAAGACCAGTAGACTCATCATAGTAAAGACCTATATCTTTAATAAATTGTAGTTTATCCTGCTCAAGACCGTTCAATTCCTTCTTAAGAAAGGCACAAATTCTATGATAATGTGTATCTTGAACATATCTGATCCAATACACAAGAGGATCGACTAATCTAATACCAGATTTAACACACATAATGAAATTGTAAACAATTCTAGTAACATTCAACAACTTCCCAAGCGATGAGTAGTTACTATAATCAAAAATAGGTTCTGGAATAGGCACTTCAGGAACAATCTCTGAAACAATTTCACAaatcattactaaaaatctctgttCAGGCCATGTTTCAGGACAGGATAACCATGAAGGTCCATGGGTCCATAAACGAGACTTATGAAACTGAGCAATACCCCTTGTTAGGAGATCTGCAGGGTTCTCTTTGGTGGatacatataaaaacttgaaagaggaTCCTATTTCCTTTATTTGAGCTACTCTATTTTGAACGtaggtaattttacatttattatttttaagccatTGGAGAGCAACTTCTGAGTCAGACCAAAttatgacttcttcaattaagaaattataaaaaaggtCTCTGATACAGCATGCAAATTGAGTACCTAGCTGTAATGCCGTTATTTCTAACTGAGGTATAGTACGAGTTTTCAGTGGGGTTACTCTGGCCTTGCTAGCTACAAAATTAGATTGATTGTTATTACTGAGATAACAAACTGCACCATAGGCAGTAGTACTGGCATCTACAAAAACATGAAGTCTATAAGAGTCTCCCATCCAACAGATACATCTAGGAAATTTGAAGGTTGGGAGCTCTGATAATTCACAAGCCAAAGTATTCCATCTGTCAGGAAATGAGGGTGGTAATTTTACATCCCAACCAATATTTTCCTTCCATGCTTCTTGAATTAATATCTTCCCTTTAATCAAAATAGGCACACACATACCCAAAGGGTCAGAACAAGAAGATACAAGAGACAGTAATTGTCTCTTCGTAACATATTGTAATGTTTCAAATTTACACAGATTTACAAATAATGAATCACTTGAAAGTTCCCAATTTAAAACTAATATTTTGTCCACAAGTGGAAATTCCAATGACTCCTCTGTACTCTGGCTTATATGATCCTTAAGTAATTTTGAATTACTGTTCCATTGTCTCAGATTCATTCCTGCCTTACTCATTTCAACGTTGGCCACATCATATAACTCCACTAACTGCTGTTCATTATCAGCATTGTGCTGAAAATTATCCACATAAAAACTAGATAATAAAACATCTGAGTAGGGTGAATGTGATATATGAAAATGATACTCTAAGGTCATCTGTAATAAAAAAGGGCTGCAAGTAGCACCAAAGAGAACTGATTTAAACCTATACGTTTTTACTCTACTATTTTCGTTAAATGGATCTTCTAACCACAAAAATCTAGTAAAATCTCTGTGATGCTGTTGCAATCCAATCTGCAGAAAGGCCTTCTCAATATCAGCTATGCTGGCAAATTTATTCATTCTAAACCTAACtaacaaatcaaataatttctcCGTTAATGACGGACCGGTCATGAGACAATCATTCAATGATGCAGAGGATTTACTCGGCTTTGCACTACAATTATACACCACTCTAAGGGGTGTAGTGGAGGAGTTCTTTCTGACTGCATGATGTGGAAGATAGTGGGTGTTGAGACTTATTACAGGATTTTCAACCTCCTCAATAAAACCCAACTTTAATTGCTCCTTGATTATGTTATCATAACATTTCAAATGATCTGGTTGATGCTGGAACCTTTTTAGTTGATTATACATTTGACCTAATGCTACATTATAATTAGTTGGGAGAAAAGGATGATTATGCTTGAATGGTAATTCCACCCAGTATCTTCCATTTCTATGCAAAACAgtagtttcatattttgaaatagtttctaCATCACTTGGCGAAACTTGTGAAGGAATGATTCCAACTACATCaaaatcccacaatttatgcacAGGAAGAGATCATCAACCACGGCAGAGCTTATTGTGCGAGGATCAACCAACAATGGAGCATTTTCTCCTAACTCGACACTCACTCTAGCAACAAGGGCACTAATACAATGAATATGATCCGTACCTCTATGTGGAATGAGGCCATAAATTAAATAGCCACCTGGAGATTCAAGTAAATCTACATTATTCACTTGTCTCATACCTGATAGATAATTTCCCAGGAAATCTGCACCTATGAGTATCTTTATATTGTCAATCCTATCTGATTTTATATCGCTATCTGCAAGATGATAACCTATCCTATCAAGATCTCTCACCGTGTCACAAAGGCCAGGAGTTATTATCGGTTCAGGCATATCCTTCACAACAATCAACGCTACTCTCTTTTTCCTATTTCCCAAAGAAACTACAGGGATAACATTCTCATAATCCCTGGAATCACCCATACCACcaaaactattcaaaatcatatttacaGTAGCAACTGTTCTGAGGCTTAACTTATTGGCCAAATCTTTATGAATGAAGGAACGTTGACTTCCACTATCAAAGAGGCACCTGACTGAGATTAACTGACCATCTTCTGATCTAACAGTTACCATTGCAGTAGGAAGAGCTACACTATAGTTTTGATGAGAAGACTGTTTATGAATTATAGACATCACTTGATTCGTTGTTACAGGGTCACCCTTCAATTTATCACTGTTAATGTCCTTAGTAGTTACTGTGGACTTACCAATATTTGGAGTACCAACTGAACCTGGAGAACTAATACAAAGGAAAgaatgatgttttccttttctacaATGAGGACACATATTAAGAATGGTGGCACACTCAGTTGACTGATGTACCTTAGTACATTTAATAAATCGATTCAATACCTTCAACCTTTCCCTCCTAGCATTTAGAGAGCTATAAATCGTACAGCCAAAGGGTCTATGTTTTCCCTTACAATATATGCAAGAATAATTACTAAGTGTAGTGTAAGTACCTACAGTATTTGAACCCTTAAATGGAGATGAAGATTTTGCTGGTGTCTGGAAACGAATTTTATTGACTTCTGGTGTTCCCTTATTAGCAATCCCTTTATTTTCATGTTCCATAAAATTTAATAAGTGTTGAAGACCTTCCTTTATCTGACTTGCACTAATGTACATGGTTTTATAAAGACCAAACATAAAATCTTCTACCTCTTTTGGTAGTTTTAACACAATAAGTTCCCTCAATATCATCTCATTTGATGACACATCAATCTCAGAATCATGACCTATTTGCATGAGTAAGTTCTCCAAATCAACCTTAGAATCAAATATTTCACTTCTAACATATTTAGGCTTCCCTAAATTAATCAAAGACCTAAGTAAAGTTCGCCTTATCTTCTTTGGATCTCCATACATTTCAGTTAGCGCCTTAATGGCATCACCATAATCAGAAGCTTCACCCTTAAAACCTGCAAGTAGCTTTTGAGCATTGCCCTTAATACATTgggttagatatacatatttagtaaCATCATCTATGTCCTTCTTTAAATGAATAGATGTACTAAATTGATTCCAAAATCTAGTCCAGTCTATAGGGTCTCCTGAAAactctttcaatttcatttcaGGCAACTTTACCTTAATCATAGAATTAGTACTACCATGCGGATTACTCTGAGAGATTGGGGAAAATTGTTTCATATACAATGACAGCTTAAGttaaatttcatgatatttatctTGGAGGTCAATATGTCTAGCCTCCGTCTCATCATGAGcactttcatcaatatatttatcaacaaatatGTCCCATCGAGATTCGTAACTGTTTCACCTTTTCTCTAAAGAAGCTCTTTGAAGTTCTAAATAGCGAACTTCTGCATCACTGGTTAGGGCATCGGTCATATACTTTAGACCCCGCGTGATATGACCACGCAAACTGGTCAGTGACCTGTATTCAGCCTCCATTGTCATATCTATAGCAACTTTTTGCACaataaacatataataaatatctaaccagaattaggttaggttaatcacaaattcaaagaaaatatatatataatattgaagtatGTAAAAGTGACATGATTGGCAATAATAGAAAGGGTTGCAACAAAACGTTAAGGAACCAACTATattatccggttcgaaggaccatttttaatcttactgtggaggaaagttggataattcaactacacaataaaataaaaagaattaatgttactcggataagatggaagataacatttccattaggcaactagtaaaagggggtgaggcaaatcaaaagtgtctctttcacatgtcataatgggaataaatatatccgcatttatccttcaggaaaaaacccaattaagtaatcgttcctgaaacaacaaaacataccacagagcatcatgcaaatcaaacttatataaatttggcatatattacatattgacaaaatagaaagaaatcccacccattacagtcctcaaagggaaaatcaaagcgATACATAACAGcataatgaaatggagaattaattgtaggttactttgaaaatgaaaggttgattagcatgatactataaatatatactttattcacatattagtcttatataagaactgcaatgggtcagcaaatgaaaatattgatggtaacctaccgtggccccccttagggccgataatagtcgcacgggtattagtctaacaaccccactcctaggcctaacctattagactactaaaatgaactatgcattactaatAGACATAGAATGTAggttagtttaacctaacacaagatcaaacgatcatacatgatattgaatgctcggcaacaataccgtaCCATATAGCCTAAATCACactactgtgaaataaataaatggcctctagagcatgtaagccatcacaactagaggtatgtaactatcttcagatgaggacactatgtttgctatcaactggaatagatgactatatcaaacaggcccctcacatatactcatctatcccctaacgataatataataaactcggagtgtattcactgctaaaaacccggcgacaacaggtgccaaataagtcgagatgttctctcgggcacgtttgtaataagacgaCAAAATTGTCAGGATTTCTCCAAATTCTCCCATACCTTaattaacccttaagccaatgttcgtattttctgccataccttatcccttaagccaatgttcgtatgtttattacaattatgaaataaatacttggacatAAGTTAGTTAACAGTggggacatttctagatggaaaaagataacgaataacaatataatgatacaataacgggattattaatatcttcaataaccagttattctctatacaatttatgttgaagtcgaatcagacctccgaagtccgaacacaacttccaacaaaagaacatgttttcaaggaaaacttgataattttaatgaaataagaaacatccttatattgttacaataataacaaactccaataatgaaataaatctatatttcaaaaattaaatatattggaaatcaagaacaagaaataaaataatggagacctttcatgtgacgtcatcagacgactactaacagcagaactgattctgtttaGTCGAACATTTGACATAACAATACTTCGGAAGAGGAGAGAGGTAATTCTTGTAAACATAGAACGCAAAGAAACGGGAGTTATAGCCTATTATTTCACATTTAGTTAACCTATGGAAAACTGCAGGAAATTATATCAATAGTGAAGATACCAATAAAGTCAGTATCAAGTTTAATAAAAATTATTCTCTTTTATTCGTAGAGGTTTAGTTACGATCTTAAAAGAGATAAAACCAAAACTCAGGATAATACTTCATCCTACATCTATAATGTTATGTTTGAAGTTCTGGAAGAAAATTTAATTGCTGTAGCTCTCCGTTGATatcaatactgtattttttttctaaactgagaaatgaataaggaaaattaGATTACATGTCTTCTTCTTTGATGATAATGTCATATTCAGAAGAGGGATTGCAATATGCCATGCTCATAAAATCTAGTAACTTAGCATACAATAACACCCatgtctagttttatatatatatatatatatgtatatatatatatatatatatatatatatatatatatatatatatatatatatatatatatcgattcgtgtATTTTTTAGATACCCTATACTAAAATTTTAGCGATGAAATTCAATTTATGAATCATACATAATATAGTGTTTATTTAACAAATAAAACCACATTACCAATAGAAATACATGTATTTGTCTTTagataattttgatatataattttcttcaacaAACTCTTCAAACAGACTGAAAGTAAATGACTAATTAGGTATAGCGtggaacaattgttagtaattcattcttTTCATGCAGAGACTGAAATTAGAAGAGAATTGGTTTCTTCGAATTAGTTTTATTCAACATAAATCCTTATAAACAACATTGATATTGAGTTTGAACTAACCATTTCATATCATATCATTAACATCACCTCTTAAACTTTCATATCTCTAACAACTAACTCTTTCATAATTTAAAATTCAGAACAAACTGGTAAAGATCCTTCATATAAGAGAGTAAACACTAAATTGACCAATCACACATTAGTTTGCTTACGtcgatacatatacagtatatatatatatatatatatatatatatatatatatatatatatatatatatatatatatatatatatatatgtgtgtgtgtgtgtgtgtgtgtgtgcatatatatatatatatatatatatatatatatatatatatatatatatatatatatatatatatatacacatatatatatatatatatatatatatatatatatatatatatacacacatttatatatatatatatatatatatatatatatatatatatatatatatatatatatatatatatatatatatatatacatatgcacacacaaacacacacacacacacacatatatatatatatatatatatatatatatatatatatatatatatatatatatatatatatatatatatatatatatatatatatatatatatatatatatatatatatatatatatactgtatatatatcgacgTAAGCAAATTAATGTGTGATTGGTTAATTTAGTGTTTACTCTCTTATATGAAGGATCTTTACCAGTTTGTTCTGAATTTTAAATTATGAAAGTGTTTATTTGGGGATAAACGCTTTTGTCCAGTTTTGCTAGGAACAGGCGAGACAAACTAGTGTTATCTGGCTGTGAACTGTGCAAAGAAACTTTTGGTTATAAAGGCAATGCTTTCCGTAAAGGGAGAAGTGAGATTACATGTTCAAAATTTGATACGCAAATGTATACGTGTTACTTCCGACTGTGTCATTTTGCGTAGAATAACTATCTTTAGTTGTGATCAGGCAGCCTAATCACACGTGTCCTTTAATGTAAGGTGGGCAGATATTCAAAATTAGAAATAGCAGAATTTGTGGAAATTATACTGGTGATTATAAAACTAAGGAATGTAATTTGGATTTCGTCAAATGTATCATCTACtcacttgcttacttacttacttacttaccttcCTACTTACTTTCATTCATACTTACTTTCATTTCTacttaccttcatatatatatatatatatatatatatatatatatatatatatatatatatatatatatatatatatatatatatatatgtgtgtgtgtgtgtgtgtgtgtgtgttgtgtgtgtatatatatatatatatatatatatatatatatatatatatatatatatatatatatatatatatatatatatgtgtgtgtgtgtgtgtgtgtgtgggtgtatgtgtatatatatatatatatgtatatatacatacatacatacatacatatatacatacatatatatatatatatatatatatatatatatatatatatatatatcaagaatataaaaaACGCAGATGATTATAATCCACTGCAACACAAAGGCCTCAGAAGTGTCCTTTGTCATATCTGGGGTTAGGCCATTTCagcaccacgctagccagtgtggtttggtgatggtgggagacttgagagattttagtctgatggctcacagcaaaccagcctagcatTGTTGGCCCTACATAGTTGAcctacattaaggtatccccactcagtctATTATGGATTGCTGTTTGAAAACCTATAAATTAcaagaaattttatgaaattatttttaagatTGTGTAGGTTTGTTTATCATAtgagtttttatttgatttttgtaaaatgAACGACTTTTGGTTTTGGAGGTTACTCTTAAaataaccaagagagagagagaaagagagagagagagagagagagagatcgttggtATGTTGGTTTAGATTAATATATTTTAGATTACGAGTGGAATTAAGGAGACTGGATGGATCTCCTGACTCTGGCTAaccaagatacatacatacatatacatatacatatacatatatatatatatatatatatatatatatatatatatatatatatatatatatatgtgtgtgtgtgtgtgtgtgtgtgtgtgttggtgtgtgtgtggagagagagagagagagagagagagagagagagagagagagagagagagagagagaatacaagccTTGTGTATGGCGGTCTTATGCCAATAGAGTTCCTTTCCTTACGATGTCAAAAGGTTTGGTGTGGACCTCTGATCTcaaatatacaaagagagagagagagagagagagagagagagagagagagagagagagagagagagagagagagagagagagagagagtaatgaatttATTTCCGGGTACGGTACCTGAAATACTATCGCCTCCTAGTGGCTGAAAATTGAAACAAAAGCCAATAGTATTTAATACCCGGATTTTCTTTTAAATCGAACACTTTTTCC from Palaemon carinicauda isolate YSFRI2023 chromosome 34, ASM3689809v2, whole genome shotgun sequence includes the following:
- the LOC137626789 gene encoding uncharacterized protein; the encoded protein is MKKLALVTGHKPLLPILGPKASLPTLVAAQLQRWAITLAVYHYDIEYRPTSKMGNADALSRLSVAKAPEEYDDSILLISVYDPLNRNTVEHVNVRDGKLSEVVRSNESTSNEDSESIHVPVQDESNPHGSTNSMIKVKLPEMKLKEFSGDPIDWTRFWNQFSTSIHLKKDIDDVTKYVYLTQCIKGNAQKLLAGFKGEASDYGDAIKALTEMYGDPKKIRRTLLRSLINLGKPKYVRSEIFDSKVDLENLLMQIGHDSEIDVSSNEMILRELIVLKLPKEVEDFMFGLYKTMYISASQIKEGLQHLLNFMEHENKGIANKGTPEVNKIRFQTPAKSSSPFKGSNTVGTYTTLSNYSCIYCKGKHRPFGCTIYSSLNARRERLKVLNRFIKCTKVHQSTECATILNMCPHCRKGKHHSFLCISSPGSVGTPNIGKSTVTTKDINSDKLKGDPVTTNQVMSIIHKQSSHQNYSVALPTAMVTVRSEDGQLISVRCLFDSGSQRSFIHKDLANKLSLRTVATVNMILNSFGGMGDSRDYENVIPVVSLGNRKKRVALIVVKDMPEPIITPGLCDTVRDLDRIGYHLADSDIKSDRIDNIKILIGADFLGNYLSGMRQVNNVDLLESPGGYLIYGLIPHRGTDHIHCISALVARVSVELGENAPLLVDPRTISSAVVDDLFLCINCGILM